In Candidatus Neomarinimicrobiota bacterium, the following proteins share a genomic window:
- a CDS encoding DNA alkylation repair protein — protein MTATEIIKQLEALGSAENLAGMARYGISTARSFGVKAADIKALSRRYKGDQALALTLWASGYRDARILATYIADPQAFTPKQMDAWVANVDSWDVCDAAANQLFRRSPHALNRALAWSRAEPQFTRRAGFALMAGLALQSSPLPDDAYEPFLERIQAAATDRRNMVNKAVNWALRQIGKRNPALNARAIAVAEDLAAMNSPTARWIAADALKELRSEKVQERLQDNGGHP, from the coding sequence TGGCCCGCTACGGCATCAGCACGGCCCGCTCCTTCGGCGTCAAGGCCGCCGACATCAAGGCCCTCAGCCGCCGCTATAAGGGCGACCAGGCCTTGGCCCTGACCCTGTGGGCCAGCGGCTACCGGGATGCGCGTATCCTGGCCACTTATATCGCCGACCCCCAGGCCTTCACGCCCAAACAAATGGATGCCTGGGTGGCCAATGTCGACTCCTGGGATGTCTGCGACGCCGCGGCCAACCAGCTCTTCCGCCGCTCGCCGCATGCCCTCAACCGGGCCCTGGCCTGGTCACGGGCTGAGCCGCAGTTCACGCGCCGCGCCGGCTTTGCCCTCATGGCCGGTCTGGCCCTGCAGTCGTCCCCCTTGCCCGATGACGCCTACGAGCCCTTTCTGGAGCGCATCCAGGCGGCGGCCACCGATCGACGCAACATGGTGAATAAGGCCGTGAACTGGGCCCTGCGGCAGATCGGCAAACGCAACCCCGCCCTCAACGCCCGGGCCATCGCCGTCGCCGAGGACCTGGCGGCAATGAACAGCCCCACCGCCCGGTGGATCGCCGCCGACGCCTTAAAGGAACTGCGCAGCGAAAAGGTGCAGGAGCGGCTGCAGGATAACGGAGGACACCCATGA